One genomic window of Burkholderia diffusa includes the following:
- a CDS encoding type VI secretion system Vgr family protein gives MSGEVLLKVLRGGYAQFDRIVKLDTPLGDDWLVPLYVKLQARLGRNFEVIVDASSVVGDKIKLNALMLQPVTLWIRQTDGGYLPIHGYVQQVRRLGNDGALSYFQLRFASWLSFLKLSSDRRDWQEASGWQILTDVFDKHPQANGQYGLELRTAMRSYSHRVQWETDWNFVHRSLEEVGVFPRFDFAKDGKSHKVVMMDDLYFGPSLPKQEMKFSHAGPNEEFDGLTQLSEQQDAQSATLTLGTADYKRPDLDKQISTPAANLDELPGQGEDYLYTGSQTWAVSDAGQQQARIRTEEWASRAKRYFAVGSPRYALPGYWFKVTGHPILDTLPDEDREFSIIASDWLIQNNLPGLDALARFPRSLRGEIEQAQAAGAGVAVSHRDGGVGFLQVEIEAQRRRTPFRSPFEHEKPEMHLQTAIVVTDSDDEIHTDDGNRVRVRTTNSRNAPNTKSTPWIRASMPDAGSKRGGYFPLRKDDQVLLGFVNGDCDRPVIISRLHGGTTMPVWHTHGLLSGLRSREYGGDGFNQLVMDDSSGQNRVHLYSSSYSSHLHLGYLIEQSDNTRGAFLGNGFDLKSGAYGAVRAEQGLYVSTQPATAQPMNVTAATEPLTGAEAVLETASKASETNRAESLQDGQTALKSFTDATQRTVAGTTKGGRTAGGGTGNANGFSKPVMLLSSPEGIAASTQQSVHITANQHANMIAGKSVNLAAGKSLLVSVLDKMSLFAQNLGVKIFAAKGPVDIQAQSGPASFVGLQDVKIESADGRLILTAAKEVWIGAGGSYISIKGGLIENVTTGQILEKCANWDKPSGASGTIRDPLHATPVSTDGGRGSLFSG, from the coding sequence ATGAGCGGGGAAGTGTTGTTGAAGGTACTGCGCGGCGGTTACGCGCAGTTCGATCGCATCGTCAAACTCGACACGCCGCTTGGCGACGACTGGCTCGTGCCGCTGTACGTCAAGCTTCAGGCGCGGCTCGGGCGCAATTTCGAGGTGATCGTCGACGCATCATCGGTTGTCGGCGACAAGATCAAGCTCAACGCCCTGATGCTGCAACCGGTCACGCTCTGGATTCGCCAGACGGACGGCGGCTATCTACCGATTCACGGCTACGTGCAACAGGTCCGCCGCCTAGGAAATGACGGAGCGCTATCGTATTTTCAACTCCGATTCGCCTCCTGGTTGAGCTTCCTCAAGCTCAGCAGCGACCGGCGAGACTGGCAAGAAGCCAGCGGCTGGCAGATTCTCACCGATGTATTCGACAAGCATCCGCAGGCGAACGGCCAGTACGGGCTCGAGTTGCGCACCGCGATGCGCTCGTATTCGCACCGCGTCCAGTGGGAAACCGACTGGAATTTCGTGCACCGCAGCCTCGAGGAAGTCGGCGTGTTTCCGCGATTCGATTTCGCAAAGGATGGCAAATCGCACAAGGTTGTCATGATGGACGACCTGTATTTCGGGCCGTCGCTGCCAAAGCAGGAGATGAAGTTCAGTCACGCGGGCCCGAACGAGGAATTCGACGGGCTCACGCAACTGAGCGAGCAGCAGGACGCTCAAAGCGCGACGCTGACGCTTGGCACAGCCGATTACAAGCGGCCGGACCTCGACAAGCAGATCAGCACGCCCGCAGCGAATCTAGATGAACTCCCTGGACAGGGCGAGGATTACCTCTATACCGGCTCGCAAACATGGGCTGTATCCGACGCGGGGCAACAGCAGGCGCGCATCCGTACTGAAGAATGGGCCTCCCGGGCGAAGCGCTATTTCGCGGTCGGTAGTCCCCGCTACGCATTGCCCGGCTACTGGTTCAAGGTGACCGGACACCCGATCCTCGACACGCTGCCGGACGAGGATCGTGAGTTTTCGATCATCGCGAGCGACTGGCTGATTCAGAACAATCTGCCCGGCCTTGACGCGCTCGCGCGGTTCCCGCGCAGCCTGCGCGGCGAGATCGAGCAGGCGCAAGCGGCCGGGGCCGGTGTGGCGGTCAGTCATCGTGATGGCGGCGTCGGATTCCTCCAGGTCGAGATCGAGGCGCAACGCCGCCGCACGCCGTTCCGTAGCCCGTTCGAGCACGAGAAGCCTGAAATGCACCTGCAGACGGCGATCGTCGTGACGGACAGCGACGACGAAATCCACACGGATGACGGAAATCGCGTGCGTGTCCGGACAACGAACAGCCGGAATGCCCCCAATACGAAATCGACGCCGTGGATTCGTGCCTCAATGCCCGATGCCGGCTCGAAGCGTGGCGGCTACTTCCCGTTGCGGAAAGATGATCAGGTACTCCTGGGATTCGTGAATGGCGATTGTGATCGCCCCGTCATCATCTCGAGGCTGCACGGGGGCACGACGATGCCGGTATGGCATACCCACGGCCTGCTGTCCGGCTTACGGTCCCGCGAGTACGGTGGCGACGGCTTCAACCAGCTCGTCATGGACGACTCGAGCGGCCAGAACCGGGTCCACCTGTACTCGTCGAGCTACAGCTCCCATCTACATTTGGGCTACCTGATCGAGCAGTCCGACAACACACGTGGTGCGTTCCTCGGCAACGGATTCGACTTGAAATCCGGCGCATACGGTGCCGTGCGCGCCGAGCAGGGTCTGTATGTGTCAACACAGCCAGCCACTGCGCAGCCGATGAACGTAACAGCCGCGACCGAGCCGCTCACGGGCGCGGAAGCCGTGCTTGAAACCGCGTCGAAGGCCAGTGAAACGAATCGGGCCGAAAGCCTGCAGGACGGTCAGACCGCGCTGAAGTCGTTCACCGACGCCACGCAGCGCACGGTCGCGGGCACGACCAAGGGCGGCCGCACGGCCGGAGGTGGCACGGGCAATGCGAACGGTTTTTCGAAGCCGGTGATGCTGCTGTCGAGTCCTGAGGGCATCGCGGCATCGACGCAGCAATCCGTGCATATCACGGCAAACCAGCATGCGAACATGATTGCCGGCAAGAGCGTCAACTTGGCGGCCGGCAAGTCGTTGTTGGTAAGTGTGCTCGACAAAATGAGCCTGTTCGCGCAGAACCTCGGCGTCAAGATTTTCGCGGCGAAGGGGCCGGTAGACATTCAAGCGCAAAGCGGCCCGGCTTCTTTCGTAGGCCTTCAGGACGTGAAGATCGAAAGCGCGGACGGGCGGCTGATTCTGACGGCCGCGAAGGAAGTGTGGATCGGCGCAGGCGGCTCGTATATCAGCATCAAGGGCGGGTTGATCGAGAACGTGACGACCGGCCAGATTCTGGAAAAATGCGCAAATTGGGACAAGCCGAGCGGCGCGAGCGGGACGATTCGCGATCCGTTGCACGCGACGCCGGTGTCGACCGACGGCGGCCG